A genome region from Ralstonia solanacearum K60 includes the following:
- a CDS encoding cupin domain-containing protein: MHAESTPDWREHGVKVIPGSQLDLNTPQTPGMTRAAAITHARTGASKLWAGAVTIDANAKTGAHHHGALESVIYVVSGRARMRWGDHLEFTAEAGPGDFIYVPPFVPHQEINASPTEPLSCVLVRSGQEPVVVNLDITPAEPPETVYWVDPIHPHP; encoded by the coding sequence ATGCATGCCGAGTCCACCCCCGACTGGCGCGAACACGGGGTCAAGGTCATCCCCGGTTCGCAGCTCGACCTGAACACGCCGCAGACACCCGGCATGACACGCGCCGCGGCCATCACCCATGCGCGCACGGGCGCCAGCAAGCTCTGGGCGGGCGCGGTCACCATCGACGCCAATGCCAAGACGGGCGCCCACCATCACGGCGCACTGGAAAGCGTCATCTACGTGGTCAGCGGCCGGGCCCGCATGCGCTGGGGCGATCACCTGGAGTTCACCGCGGAAGCCGGCCCCGGCGACTTCATCTACGTGCCGCCCTTCGTGCCACATCAAGAGATCAACGCGAGCCCGACCGAGCCCCTGAGCTGCGTGCTCGTGCGCAGCGGGCAAGAGCCCGTGGTCGTGAACCTGGACATCACGCCGGCCGAACCGCCGGAGACGGTGTACTGGGTCGACCCGATCCATCCGCATCCGTGA
- a CDS encoding patatin-like phospholipase family protein, with protein MDRAESTAFVFAGGGSLGAIEAGMLRELVARGVMPDMVVGASAGAINAAFFACYPHADGAARLEALWRGVRRAEVMPWSWRVMLGMLGRRGTHLVDAGGLQRLLSRHFAQTRLEAAPLPLHVVATDMQTGAEVVLSSGSIVQAVLASAAIPGVFPPVRIDGRLLIDGGVANNTPISTAIRLGATRVVVLPAGFACAERRAPRSAIEHALNALSLLVARQLVQDLEHWAGKIPISVVPPLCPLEVSPYDYTRCGELIDRAAAVTAEWLAADGLAACNVPGALYPHRHDAEQAGCSADVHAMPAP; from the coding sequence ATGGATCGAGCGGAAAGCACGGCCTTTGTCTTTGCCGGCGGCGGCAGCCTGGGCGCCATCGAGGCGGGCATGCTGCGCGAGCTGGTGGCCCGCGGCGTGATGCCCGACATGGTGGTCGGCGCGTCGGCGGGGGCCATCAATGCGGCCTTCTTTGCCTGCTATCCGCATGCGGACGGCGCGGCCCGGCTCGAAGCGCTGTGGCGCGGCGTGCGGCGCGCGGAGGTGATGCCATGGTCGTGGCGCGTGATGCTGGGCATGCTCGGCCGACGCGGCACGCACCTGGTGGATGCCGGCGGGCTGCAGCGGCTGCTGAGCCGGCATTTTGCGCAGACGCGGCTGGAAGCGGCGCCGCTGCCGCTGCATGTGGTGGCGACCGACATGCAGACGGGCGCCGAGGTGGTGCTGTCCTCCGGCAGCATCGTGCAGGCCGTGCTGGCCAGCGCGGCGATTCCGGGGGTGTTTCCGCCGGTGCGCATCGATGGCCGCCTGCTGATCGACGGCGGGGTCGCCAACAACACGCCGATCTCGACCGCCATCCGCCTGGGCGCGACGCGCGTGGTGGTGCTGCCCGCCGGGTTTGCCTGTGCCGAACGGCGGGCGCCGCGCAGTGCCATCGAGCACGCCCTCAACGCGCTGTCGCTGCTGGTGGCGCGGCAACTGGTGCAGGACCTGGAGCACTGGGCGGGGAAGATTCCCATCTCGGTGGTGCCGCCGCTGTGCCCGCTCGAGGTGTCGCCCTACGACTACACCCGCTGCGGCGAACTGATCGACCGCGCGGCTGCGGTCACCGCTGAATGGCTGGCGGCCGACGGGCTGGCCGCCTGCAATGTGCCCGGTGCGCTCTATCCCCATCGTCACGACGCCGAGCAGGCGGGTTGCAGCGCGGACGTTCACGCGATGCCGGCGCCGTGA
- a CDS encoding acylphosphatase has translation MGTAPDDGDGVPATWLVRVRGRVQGIGYREACVHRARALGVTGWVRNRMDESVEAMLQGAPRQLAQMCAWLDEGMPAALVEGMEVVELPAPFPRFEGFERLPTV, from the coding sequence ATGGGTACCGCTCCCGACGACGGCGATGGCGTGCCGGCCACCTGGCTGGTGCGCGTGCGCGGCCGTGTGCAGGGGATCGGCTACCGGGAGGCCTGTGTGCACCGCGCCCGCGCGCTGGGCGTCACCGGCTGGGTCCGCAACCGGATGGACGAATCGGTGGAGGCCATGCTGCAGGGGGCTCCACGCCAACTGGCGCAGATGTGCGCCTGGCTGGACGAGGGCATGCCGGCCGCGCTGGTCGAGGGCATGGAGGTTGTCGAGCTGCCGGCGCCGTTTCCGCGCTTCGAGGGTTTCGAGCGGTTGCCGACCGTGTGA
- the rtcR gene encoding RNA repair transcriptional activator RtcR, whose protein sequence is MQKTVAIGFVGTVLDYAGKGNQRWERWRPSVGLCQQEDLVIHRLELLHDARSRGLFERLRDDIAAVSPETEVRSVEIQLRDPWDFEEVYGTLHDFARGYAFDTDAEDYLIHITTGTHVAQICWFLLAEARYLPARLVQTSPPRKKEPGNIAGSYALIDLDLSRYDKIATRFARERADTMSQLKAGIATRNPAFNRMIEQIERVASRSKAPMLLFGPTGAGKSFLARRVYEMKKARHQLGGRFVEVNCATLRGDSAMSALFGHVKGAFTGAQTDRAGLLRSADGGLLFLDEIGELGLDEQAMLLKAIEEKRFLPFGSDREVESDFQLIAGTVRDLRQWVAEGRFREDLFARINLWTFDLPGLAERPEDIEPNLDYELARFAREHGEQVRFHTEARRAYLKFVASPQARWSGNFRELSASVTRLATLAEGGRITEACVEAEIGRLRRAWSVADAATGDGILAGLLGDGATALDQFDRVQLEHVIRVCRESASLSEAGRRLFDVSRLEKAKVNDADRLRKYLARFGLDWQQVRGQAAT, encoded by the coding sequence ATGCAGAAAACCGTGGCCATCGGCTTCGTCGGCACCGTGCTCGACTACGCGGGCAAGGGCAACCAGCGCTGGGAGCGCTGGCGCCCCTCGGTCGGGCTGTGCCAGCAGGAAGACCTGGTCATCCACCGGCTGGAATTGCTGCACGACGCGCGCAGCCGCGGCCTGTTCGAGCGCCTGCGGGACGACATCGCCGCCGTGTCGCCGGAGACCGAGGTGCGCAGCGTCGAGATCCAGCTGCGCGACCCGTGGGATTTCGAGGAGGTCTACGGCACGCTGCACGACTTCGCCCGCGGCTACGCGTTCGACACCGACGCCGAGGACTACCTGATCCACATCACCACGGGCACCCACGTGGCGCAGATCTGCTGGTTCCTGCTGGCCGAGGCGCGCTACCTGCCGGCCCGGCTGGTGCAGACCTCGCCGCCGCGCAAGAAGGAGCCGGGCAACATCGCGGGCAGCTATGCCCTGATCGATCTCGACCTGTCCCGCTACGACAAGATCGCCACGCGCTTCGCGCGCGAGCGCGCAGACACGATGTCGCAACTGAAGGCCGGCATTGCCACGCGCAATCCGGCGTTCAACCGCATGATCGAGCAGATCGAGCGCGTGGCGTCGCGCTCGAAGGCGCCGATGCTGCTGTTCGGCCCGACCGGCGCCGGCAAGTCGTTCCTGGCGCGGCGCGTGTACGAGATGAAGAAAGCGCGCCACCAGCTGGGCGGGCGCTTTGTCGAGGTGAACTGCGCCACGCTGCGCGGCGACAGCGCCATGTCGGCCCTGTTCGGCCACGTCAAGGGCGCCTTCACCGGCGCGCAGACCGATCGCGCCGGGCTGCTGCGCAGCGCGGACGGCGGCCTGCTGTTCCTGGATGAGATCGGCGAACTCGGGCTGGACGAGCAGGCCATGCTGCTCAAGGCCATCGAAGAGAAACGCTTCCTGCCGTTCGGCAGCGACCGCGAGGTGGAGAGCGACTTCCAGCTGATCGCCGGCACCGTGCGGGACCTGCGGCAATGGGTGGCCGAGGGGCGCTTCCGCGAAGACCTGTTCGCGCGCATCAACCTGTGGACCTTCGACCTGCCCGGCCTGGCCGAGCGCCCGGAAGACATCGAGCCCAATCTCGACTACGAACTGGCGCGCTTCGCCCGCGAGCACGGCGAGCAGGTGCGCTTCCACACCGAGGCGCGGCGCGCTTACCTGAAGTTTGTCGCCTCGCCCCAAGCGCGCTGGAGCGGCAACTTCCGCGAGCTGTCGGCGTCGGTCACGCGCCTGGCCACGCTGGCCGAAGGCGGCCGCATCACCGAGGCCTGCGTGGAAGCGGAAATCGGCCGGCTGCGTCGCGCCTGGTCCGTTGCCGACGCGGCCACGGGCGACGGCATCCTTGCCGGGCTGCTGGGGGACGGTGCGACGGCGCTGGACCAGTTCGACCGCGTGCAGCTAGAACACGTCATCCGGGTCTGCCGGGAATCGGCCTCGCTGTCGGAGGCGGGGCGCCGGCTGTTCGATGTGTCGCGGCTGGAGAAAGCCAAGGTCAACGATGCGGACCGGCTGCGCAAGTATCTCGCCCGGTTCGGCCTGGACTGGCAGCAGGTGCGCGGCCAGGCGGCGACTTAG
- a CDS encoding DUF4430 domain-containing protein: MSTITIEAYDDNGNQLFSYQVGFEFEIDVQQLLQLAFVQGQSASQPDPFTYTLEYYGYSQSTQYPGYLGYELESINTFDADASHYWELAVNGQPSSSGIDTTFPNPGATVTFTYQTINTRHLAANSRQKAIQERRAARSGTRLPEPA; the protein is encoded by the coding sequence ATGAGCACCATCACCATCGAGGCCTACGACGACAACGGCAACCAGCTGTTCAGCTACCAGGTGGGCTTCGAGTTCGAGATCGATGTCCAGCAGTTGCTGCAGCTGGCGTTCGTGCAAGGGCAGAGCGCCAGCCAGCCGGATCCGTTCACCTACACGCTCGAATACTACGGATACAGCCAGAGCACACAGTATCCCGGCTATCTCGGGTACGAGCTGGAGAGCATCAACACCTTCGATGCCGACGCGAGTCACTACTGGGAACTCGCGGTCAACGGCCAGCCGTCTTCGAGCGGGATCGACACGACGTTCCCGAATCCCGGCGCGACCGTGACGTTCACGTATCAGACGATCAACACTAGGCACCTCGCCGCGAACAGCCGCCAGAAGGCCATCCAGGAGCGGCGTGCCGCGCGCAGCGGCACCCGGTTGCCGGAGCCGGCATGA